The genomic segment ACCTCTTCGAGTGGGGTGTCGGTGGGGACGATCAGATACTCCAGCTGGTAGCGCTGTGCAAGCTCGGCGAGGCGCTGGCGGATATCGTCCTCCATGCGCAGCCCTAGCCCGCCCTCGCCCATCTCGGAGCGGTCCATGAGGTGGATCAAGACAATACGGGCCTCACCGGTCAAAAGCGCGGGCGCACCCCACTCCCAGTTGCGGTCCCGAAAGTCTGAGAGGAGCAGAAAGAGTGAGCGGCGCGAGGTCCGGCGGACCCGCTTGCGCAGGGCCCAGGCGAAGTTGCGGGTTCCGCCTGCGCGGAGCCCTTCCAGGTAGTGCAGGACCATCCCGATGTCCTCGGGCTGCTGGAGCACGGGGCTGCGGACGCCGCGTGCGGGCGAGAGGGCAGTAACCTCGAAGCGCTGCTCCCGGAGCGCCGTGGCGTAGCCCAGCGCAGCGGTGAAGCGGCGGGCGAAGTCGAACTTGGGGGAGGGCTCTGGCGGGGTGTAGCCCGAGAAGGTCATCGCCACCGAGGCATCGAGGAGCACATGGAGGGTGGTGTTCTCCAGGCGGAGCAGGCGGATCAGCAGGCGCTCTAGCCGGGTCGACTTGCGGGTGGGCTCGCTCCGTCGTGCCAGCCGGAACAGCGACTCGCTCCGCGGTGTCCGGCGCCCTGCGCGGCGCGCCTCGTTCTCACTGCTGGGAAGCGCACTCTCCAGCTTCTGCACAAACTCGGGATCAAGAAGCATTCTGGTTTTCCGTAATCAGCCCTCGGACATGGTTGGCCCACTCCGAGCTGGGGTAGAGCCGCAGGAACTCGGCAAAGATGCCCAGAGCGATCTGTGGCTGTCCGAGCTTCAGTAGGTGCAGTTTACCCAATTTCAGCATTCCTAGCTCGGCATCGGCGGTGTGGGGGAAGTTCTGGCAGAGATCGGCCAGCGCCTGACGCGCCAGCTCGTACTGCTGGGCGTCTTCACAGGCACTGGCGACCCGCTGTAGCAGACGCACGGGGAGCGAGACCTTCAGCAGGTTGCGCTGGGCATCGCTGTAGACCCGCGCCACGGCTGCGGCGTTGCCCTGCTTGGAGAAGAGATCGAGCGCCTCGGTGAAGTAGCGGTGGGCGGCGTCTTGCTCTCCCAGCCGGACATGGACCAGCGCGAGCGTGTGGGCCAGCCCGCCATCGGTGGGGGTGCGCACCAGGAGCTCGCGGTAGTAGCGCAGCGCGGTCGGGAGGTCGCCGTTTGCTAGCGCCTTCTCGGCGTCCTCGATCCCGTACTCCCGTGCGCTCTGCTCCAGAACCTTCAGCGGGAAGGCGAGGGCGAAGCCAAACAAGAAGCCCGAGAGGTGCGCGGTGTAGGCCACTTGGTCGGAGCCGTCGGTGACAAAGGAGCGGATCGCCAGAAAGCACTGGAGCACCATGACGATCCCCACCGCGACACTGGCGGGCACTGCGGGAATCCAGAAGAGCCGCACACGGGTTCGCCAGAATCGCACCGCAAAGAGCCCCAGCACCGAGAAGATCGCCCCCGACGCCCCGATCAGCGGGACACTTGCCGCGGCGGGTGAGAGCAGGTTGCAGAGCAGCGCATGCGCCAGCCCCGAGAGTAGCGCCCCCGCCAGGTAGGCCAGCAGGTAGGGGAGATTGCCTAGTGCCTCCTCGACATGCACCCCGATCACATAGAGCGTGATCATGTTGCCCAGCAGGTGGAAGATATCGGCGTGGAGAAAGGCGTAGCTCACCAGCGGCACGAGCTGTAGGTGGCTGGGGGTGAGTCCCCACTGGCGCACAAACTCCTCGCCGCTACTGAGGCTCCCCAGGAAGATAAGGGTGTTGAGCACCAGCAGCCCCACCGTGACAAACGGAAAGTTCGCCACGCCTCCCTGCCGTCGCCGCATGGGCAAGATGGGAGTCAGTAGCAGGACCAGCAGAGCGATCAGGAGCAACAGAGCCAGTAACAGCATGAGTGTCCCTTAGTATACAGCCAACCCTCTAGCCCGGAAAGGGACACGCCTACTCCCTCACTATGGCCGGAAGGCCTTTGTGTCCGAGGCACGAGGACAGCAAGACGCCCCGGTTCATCGGGGCGAGACGCCCCCCTCCAACGGGGGCGATCCAAATGGGGTGGATTTATTGGGCAGGATTTACCAGGGAAGGCGTCGAACGGATTCCCGATGTTCGCACTTAATTTTTATAACGAGCTCTACGGCGATGCGCTCCGCAAGGGGCGCAAGTCGGCGACTATCCGGCTGGGGGATAAGTCGGGCAAGTACCAGTCCGGTCAGCTTGTCTGGGTGACCCTCGGTCAGCGCTTTGGGCGGCGCTACAAGCTCTTTACGGCCATCCTCGATATGGTCGAGGTCAAGCCCATCCGCGACCTCACACCCCGCGATATCCAGCGGGAGAACCCGGAGTTTCGCACGAAAGAGGAGGTGATTACCCTTCTCTCGCGTGTCTATGATCGTCCGATCTCCGAAGACAGCCTCATCACTATTATTTACTTTTCGCCCGTGGACGAGTACGGGCTGGATGGAATCTAAAACGCTATGCTCTTTCCCGTGATCCCCGCCCTTGTGGCGACCCTCGCACAGCCCGAGGCCCCGAAAGCCAACTGGAAGCTCGCCAGCCGCTTTACCGCCGAGAGCCTCCTGCCCTTCACGCCCAGCACAACCCTCACGCCCGGCTGGATCAACAAGACCGACACGTTCTGGTACACCTGGCGCGACGATTCCGGGCGCAAGTTTTGGAAGGTTGAGCCCAAGGCGAAGAAGAAGACCCCGCTCTTCGACTCCGCCAAGATGGCCGCTCTCCTCTCGGAGCTGACCCAGAAGCCCTACGACTCGACCAACCTGCCCTTCACGACCGTGACATTCGATGAAAAAGACGCCAACCGGATGTTCTTCACGATTGTCGAGGTTCCTACCGCCCCTGTGACACCGCCTGCCGCGCCGAAAACAACGCGCTATGAGTACGACCTGACCAAGGAGACGCTCAAGGTCGCGCCGAAGGAGGGGACAGCAGCAGCGGAGACCGAGGCGCGGGACTTCCGCAACTGGTCGCCAGATAAGAAAGCCTTTGTCTACGCCATGGCGCACAATCTCTACTATGTGGAGGTGGTCGATGGCAAGGAGCAGCCGCCGATCCAGCTGACCAAAGACGGCGAGAAGGACTACAGCTTCGGGAGCCGCGACGGTGGCTTCGGAGGCGGGGTCTTTGGCGGCGGCGGGACCCGGCGGCGCGGGCAGCAGGGCACGGGCGGGGGCACGACTCCGCCGCCTGTGGTCGAGCAGCGCGTGCGCGCGGGGGTGACCTGGTCCAAGGACTCCAAGCGCTTCTTTGTCAGCCGCTTCGACTCGCGCGATGTCAAGGAGCTCTTTCTGGTCAACTCGCTCACCGAGCCGCGACCATCGCTGCTGAGCTACAAGTACGCCATGCCCGGCGAGCCCGGTGTCGGGCACCAGGAGCTCTTTGCCTTCAATCCCGCCAGCAAGACCCTGGAGAAGCTCCCGATCGAGAAGTACAAGGACCAGCAGGTGCGCAATGTCCACTTCCAGGACGCTGTCTCGACTGCTCTGCGCTTTGTCCGCCGCGACCGGCTCCAGCGCCACGCGGAGCTTTGCGAGATCAACCTCGATACCAAGGTCGTCACCCCGATGGTCGCGGAGTCTGTGGAGAATGCGTTTCTGGAGCTACAAGAGGTTAAGTATGTCAAGCCCGGCGGGGACTTTCTCTGGTTCTCCGAGCGCTCCGGCTGGGGGCACTACTATCGCTACAGCAACGACGGCAAGCTCAAGAACGCGGTGACCAGCGGCCCGTTTCGCGCGTCGCAGATCACCGAGGTCGATGACAAGAAAGAGCAGCTCTGGTTTGTGGGCCAGGGCCGCGAGACAGGGGAGAACCCCTACTACCAGCATCTCTACCGAGTCGGGCTAGATGGTAGCGGCTTGGTGCTCGCCGACTCCACCGAGGCCGATCATACGTCGAGCCTCTCGCCGAGCAAGGACTTTGTGGTCGATGTCTACTCCCGTACCGATCTGGCGCCCAAGGCCGTGCTACGCGACCGCGATGGCAAGGTGCTCCTGGATCTGGAAGAGAGCAAGCTCGGCCGGCTACTGGAGCTGGGCTGGCGCTTCCCCGAGCGCTTCACGGTCAAGGCCGCCGATGGGGTGAACGACCTCTACGGGAATATGTGGCGCCCGACGGACTTCGACCCCAAGAAGAAGTACCCGATTATCGCCTATGTCTATCCCGGTCCCCAGACCGAGTCGGTGAACTCGGGCTTTACGGTGAGCGCCAACAACGCCCGGCTGGCCCAGCTTGGCTTTATCGTGATCCAGATCGGCAACCGGGGCGGCAACCCGGCACGTTCGAATGCCTACCATAGTTTTGGCTACTACAACCTGCGCGACTACGGCCTCGCCGATAAGAAGACGGGAATCGAGCAGCTGGCGGCACGCTACCCGTGGATCGATATCGATAAGGTCGGCATCTTTGGTCACTCCGGCGGCGGCTTCATGACGGGGGCGGCGCTTCTCCTGCCGCCCTACAATGAGTTCTTCAAGGTGGGGGTTAGCAGTGCGGGCAACCACGACAACAATATCTACAACGCCAACTGGAGCGAGCAACACCACGGTCTCAAGGAGGTTCCCGTCTTGGATAAAGACGGCAAGCCCACGGGCGAGACCAAGTTTGAGATCAAGGTTCCGACCAACGCGGAGCTTGCGGGCAATCTCAAGGGCAAGCTGCTTCTGGTCCACGGCGACATGGACAACAATGTCCACCCTGGTGGGACGATCCGGCTGGTGAACGCCCTCATCCGCGCCGGAAAGCGCTTCGACTTTATGATCCTGCCTGGTCAGGACCATAGCTTCGGGGACATGATGCCCTACTTCAACCAACTCACCCTGGAGTACTTCGCCGAGCACCTGCTAGGCGACTACCAGCGCAGCGGGGCGGAGCTAAAGGTCAAGCAGTAGTTTCTGCCCCGCGCCCATAGCCCGGACGGAGATCGTCCGGGCTATGGGGCGCTTCGCGCCTCCTCCTCGTGCCTCGTCGGTAGAAATCCGCCGAAGGCGCGGCGGAGGAACGACGCCCCATAGCCCGACGATCTCCGTCCGGGGCCGAATTAAGCCAGCAACAACCCCGGCGTCTCCAGCAGCTCTTTGACTCGTGCCAGAAACGCCGCGGCGGGGGCACCGTCGAGGGCGCGGTGGTCGAAGCTGAGGGAGAGGCCCATCATGGGGCGCACGGCGGGCTGGCCGTTGACCGCCACAATCGTGTCGGTGATGGCGCAGACCCCGAGAATCGCCACTTGTGGCGGGGGAATGATCGGGTTAAACGACTGGACCCCGTAGTTGCCCAGGTTGGTGATCGTGAACGTCCCCCCAGTTACTTCATCGCTCGCCAGCTTCATGGCCCGTGCGCGTGCGGCCAGATCGACACGATCCTTGGCGAGCTGGGTGAGGCCCTTGCTCTGGACATCCTTGATGACGGGGACGATCAAGCCATCGTCGCCGAGGGAGACCGCCAGCCCAATATGTGCGGCATCGAAGAGGGTGAGCGTGTCGCCGCTGATGTGGGCATTGACCATCGGGTGCTCTTTCAGCGCATGGCCGCACGCCTTGACAATGAGATCCGTGGGGGAGATGCGGACGTTGTCGGACTTCTCGATGGCGGGCAGGAGCTGCTTGCGGAGCTTGTTGGCCTCGGTCATGTCCACGGAGAGGTTGAGCGTGACATGCGGCTTCTCCCGTACGGACTTGCTGAGGTTGTCGGCGACCCGCTTGCGGAGCCCAGCCAACGGCACGGTCCGTGCTCCCACACTCGTGGGGGCGGGGGGGGCAACGGGCACAGCCGCCGCCCGGACATCGTCGGCGGTGATGCGCCCGCCCGCGCCGCTGCCCGCGACCTCGGTGAGGTTGACGCCCTCACCCGTTGCGATGGCTTGTGCGAGGGGAGAGACACGGAGCCCCCCGGCCCCCGCAAGCGAGGGAGTGAGGAGGGCTTCTGCCTGCGTGGCGGCGGCGGTCAGTGCGGCATGGGCGGCCTCGACATCGCGCTCGATGATGCGCCCCCCCGGGCCGGTGCCTTTCCCGGCGAGGTCGCGGATGCTCACCCCAAGCTCATCGGCGATCCGGCGGGCACGCGGCGAGGCATCCAGCTGGCCCCCCCCGCCCCCAAGAATGGGGGAGCTTGTGGGGGCCACAGCGGGCGTGGGCGCAGGGGCCACGACGGCAGGAGTGCTGGCTTCTTCACTTGTGGGGGCAGGGGGGGCTTCCCCCGGCTCCCCGACCAAGACAACCGGGGACTCTACCTTGACATAGGAATCGACCGGGGCGAGAAAGCCCAGGACCACACCGGCCTCGGTGCTGGCGAACTCCATGTTGGTCTTGTCCGTCTCCAGCTCGCCCAGTGCCTCCCCGATCGCGACCGTGTCGCCGATCTTCTTGAACCACTGCACGATACGAACTTCCTCAACCGACTGTCCCAGAACGGGCACCTTTACTGTCCTAGCCATGTTTCCTCACAAAGTGTCAGTGTAGCGAATAAACGCGAGATTTTTTTGTTGCTTGAGCACGGGGTCACACCACATCTTGCGATCGGTGTCGCGCTCTAGGGCGATCTCTTCGCCGGTAAATTTCCGATTTCCCAGCTGGCGTAGCTCGCCATCATCGTCGATTGCAGGATGACTGACATAGACATAGGTCTGGGTTAAGTCTTCGCTCAGGCGCTCCAGCAGCGAGCCTGTTCCCGGCAGATGGGGGATGTGGTAGACCGTCATCAGCCCCTGCGACTCCGCCCAGGCGACCAGTGGCTCGCGTAGCTCGTGAACTACCCAAGAGCTCACGCCCATGTGCTCGTCGAGGTACTCTGGGGCGAGGTCGGCCTTGCGCATACGGTCGAGCTGGGCCTGTGCCTCACGGAGCATCGCGCCAATGGCTTCGTCGCCGCGGGGCAGGTCGATAGGGCTCTGGGGGAAGACGCCTCTTTCGTCCTTGAGGATCGGGAAGTCGGTCAGGGGACCCCAGGTAACGTTGTCCCACTCAGAGTTCAGGGTCAGGTGCAGGCCGATACAGAGGCCGGGAATCCCGCGCAGGCGCTCCGCGGCATCGTCGAACGCGGGGCCACAGGCCATCACCGACGCATTACGCAGGACGCCAAAGCGCGCTGCCTCTTCGACCCCGCGGTTGGCGGCCACACACGAGCCGGCATCGTCGCCGCGCGTGACTAGCTTAACCACGCCCAAAGACCTCGCGGCGTGCCTCCCGGTCGGCATCGCGCTTGGCGATATCGTCGCGCTTGTCGTAGAGCTTCTTGCCGCGCCCCAGCCCGAGCTCCAGCTTGGCGAAGCCGCGCTCGAAGATAATCGCCAGCGGGATCAGCGCGAGCCCTTTCTGCTGGGTCAGGCCCATGAGCTTGTCGATCTCTTTGCGGGTGAGCAGGAGCTTGCGCACGCGGGTCGGCTCGACATTGCTGGCGTGGCCCTGGGTGAAGTGCGCGATATGCAGGTTGTGGAGCCAGAGCTCGCCCTTCTCGATGCGCGCGTAGCCGTCGGTGAGGTTGGCCTTGCCCGCCCGCAGGGACTTGACCTCGGTTCCCACGAGCACCATCCCGGCGACATAGGTCTCCTCAATGAAATACTCGTGGCGGGCGCGGCGGTTCACGGCGACGGTGCGTTTCTGGCCGCTTTTCTCTTCCTTCTTGCTGGTGGACATGGGATTTGATTATACCGCGCTCGAACCCAACCCAGCCCTCCCTGCGGCAGGGAGGGGGGATGTGAGGAACGAGCAGCCGGGTGGGTTCTATCGGGGGATCGGCTTGCCTTGACGGAGCGCGGGGAGCCAGTCCTGGTAGCAGCGCTTGTCGTAGGGGGCTTGGGAG from the Armatimonas rosea genome contains:
- a CDS encoding ChbG/HpnK family deacetylase — protein: MVKLVTRGDDAGSCVAANRGVEEAARFGVLRNASVMACGPAFDDAAERLRGIPGLCIGLHLTLNSEWDNVTWGPLTDFPILKDERGVFPQSPIDLPRGDEAIGAMLREAQAQLDRMRKADLAPEYLDEHMGVSSWVVHELREPLVAWAESQGLMTVYHIPHLPGTGSLLERLSEDLTQTYVYVSHPAIDDDGELRQLGNRKFTGEEIALERDTDRKMWCDPVLKQQKNLAFIRYTDTL
- a CDS encoding ASCH domain-containing protein; protein product: MFALNFYNELYGDALRKGRKSATIRLGDKSGKYQSGQLVWVTLGQRFGRRYKLFTAILDMVEVKPIRDLTPRDIQRENPEFRTKEEVITLLSRVYDRPISEDSLITIIYFSPVDEYGLDGI
- a CDS encoding rhomboid family protein, producing the protein MLLLALLLLIALLVLLLTPILPMRRRQGGVANFPFVTVGLLVLNTLIFLGSLSSGEEFVRQWGLTPSHLQLVPLVSYAFLHADIFHLLGNMITLYVIGVHVEEALGNLPYLLAYLAGALLSGLAHALLCNLLSPAAASVPLIGASGAIFSVLGLFAVRFWRTRVRLFWIPAVPASVAVGIVMVLQCFLAIRSFVTDGSDQVAYTAHLSGFLFGFALAFPLKVLEQSAREYGIEDAEKALANGDLPTALRYYRELLVRTPTDGGLAHTLALVHVRLGEQDAAHRYFTEALDLFSKQGNAAAVARVYSDAQRNLLKVSLPVRLLQRVASACEDAQQYELARQALADLCQNFPHTADAELGMLKLGKLHLLKLGQPQIALGIFAEFLRLYPSSEWANHVRGLITENQNAS
- a CDS encoding S9 family peptidase, which produces MLFPVIPALVATLAQPEAPKANWKLASRFTAESLLPFTPSTTLTPGWINKTDTFWYTWRDDSGRKFWKVEPKAKKKTPLFDSAKMAALLSELTQKPYDSTNLPFTTVTFDEKDANRMFFTIVEVPTAPVTPPAAPKTTRYEYDLTKETLKVAPKEGTAAAETEARDFRNWSPDKKAFVYAMAHNLYYVEVVDGKEQPPIQLTKDGEKDYSFGSRDGGFGGGVFGGGGTRRRGQQGTGGGTTPPPVVEQRVRAGVTWSKDSKRFFVSRFDSRDVKELFLVNSLTEPRPSLLSYKYAMPGEPGVGHQELFAFNPASKTLEKLPIEKYKDQQVRNVHFQDAVSTALRFVRRDRLQRHAELCEINLDTKVVTPMVAESVENAFLELQEVKYVKPGGDFLWFSERSGWGHYYRYSNDGKLKNAVTSGPFRASQITEVDDKKEQLWFVGQGRETGENPYYQHLYRVGLDGSGLVLADSTEADHTSSLSPSKDFVVDVYSRTDLAPKAVLRDRDGKVLLDLEESKLGRLLELGWRFPERFTVKAADGVNDLYGNMWRPTDFDPKKKYPIIAYVYPGPQTESVNSGFTVSANNARLAQLGFIVIQIGNRGGNPARSNAYHSFGYYNLRDYGLADKKTGIEQLAARYPWIDIDKVGIFGHSGGGFMTGAALLLPPYNEFFKVGVSSAGNHDNNIYNANWSEQHHGLKEVPVLDKDGKPTGETKFEIKVPTNAELAGNLKGKLLLVHGDMDNNVHPGGTIRLVNALIRAGKRFDFMILPGQDHSFGDMMPYFNQLTLEYFAEHLLGDYQRSGAELKVKQ
- a CDS encoding dihydrolipoamide acetyltransferase family protein — protein: MARTVKVPVLGQSVEEVRIVQWFKKIGDTVAIGEALGELETDKTNMEFASTEAGVVLGFLAPVDSYVKVESPVVLVGEPGEAPPAPTSEEASTPAVVAPAPTPAVAPTSSPILGGGGGQLDASPRARRIADELGVSIRDLAGKGTGPGGRIIERDVEAAHAALTAAATQAEALLTPSLAGAGGLRVSPLAQAIATGEGVNLTEVAGSGAGGRITADDVRAAAVPVAPPAPTSVGARTVPLAGLRKRVADNLSKSVREKPHVTLNLSVDMTEANKLRKQLLPAIEKSDNVRISPTDLIVKACGHALKEHPMVNAHISGDTLTLFDAAHIGLAVSLGDDGLIVPVIKDVQSKGLTQLAKDRVDLAARARAMKLASDEVTGGTFTITNLGNYGVQSFNPIIPPPQVAILGVCAITDTIVAVNGQPAVRPMMGLSLSFDHRALDGAPAAAFLARVKELLETPGLLLA
- the smpB gene encoding SsrA-binding protein SmpB, which encodes MSTSKKEEKSGQKRTVAVNRRARHEYFIEETYVAGMVLVGTEVKSLRAGKANLTDGYARIEKGELWLHNLHIAHFTQGHASNVEPTRVRKLLLTRKEIDKLMGLTQQKGLALIPLAIIFERGFAKLELGLGRGKKLYDKRDDIAKRDADREARREVFGRG